The sequence GTTTCCATACCAGCCATAATAGAAAATCTGCACTTTATCTTTAGATGAAGCTTCTTTTTGAGCAAAACTTATTGAAAAAATTACACAGGCAATTAATAATAGAAAATTCTTTACATGTTTCATTGTAATAGAGGAATTATATTTTCGTAGCTTATTCTCAGACTTTTAAAATGACCTCAGCTGCATGATCACTGGCTCCGCTCCCCCCAAGCTTTTCTCTCAAAAGGCTATAGTCGTTCAGAACCTGCTCTCTTTTTCCTCCTTCTAAAATTTTGTTGAGTTCTGCTACCAGATTTTTTGTATTAAGATCACTTTGAATAAGCTCTTTCACTACTTCCCGATCCATGATAAGGTTCACTAATGAAATATAGTTGATATTTTTAACCAATCTTTTGGCAATAGCATAGGAAACGGCACTTCCGCGATAACAAACCACTTCAGGAATATTCAGCAAAGCCGTTTCTAATGTGGCTGTTCCGGAAGTTACGAGAGCGGCCTTTGAGCATCTCAGCAGATCATACGTTCTATTTGAAACAAAGTGTACATTATCATCCACATATTTCTCATAAAATTCTTTAGGAAGACTAGGAGCTCCGGCAATAACAAACTGATAGTTTTTAAAATGTGGCCTTACAGAAAGCATGATTTCAAGCATTTTTTCAACCTCCTGTTTTCTGGAGCCTGGTAAAAGTGCTATGATTTCTTTTTCGTTCAATCCATTTTCTTTCTTAAAACCATCAATATTGATTTCCTCTAAATCAGAGATTGCATCCAGCAAAGGGTGCCCAACAAAGTGTGAATGTACACCATGTTTTCTGTAAAATTCTTCCTCAAACGGAAGAATTACCATCATTTCATCCACATATTTTTTAACAGTCTCTACTCTACCTTCTTTCCAGGCCCAAAGTTGTGGTGAAATATAATAAACCACCTTAATACCCAATTCTTTGGCAAACCTGGCAATCCTAAGATTAAACCCCGGATAATCCACCAGAATTAAGACATCAGGTCTGTTGTTCTGAATATCTTCTTTACAGAATTTAATATTATTTAAAATCGTTCTCAGGTTCATGACTACTTCCAAAAATCCCATGAATGCAAGATCACGATAATGTTTTACCAATGTTCCGCCTTGATCTTTCATCAGATCGCCGCCCCAAAATCTGAACTCCGCATTTGAATCCTTTTGTTTAAGAGCTTTCATCAAATTACTTCCATGAAGATCACCGGAAGCCTCTCCTGCAATAATGTAATATTTCATTTCTTCCGAAATCTTTAATTGTTTTAACAACCAATAAAAACAACCATTTACTTTAAATCATGGGCAGTTTCTATGGTAAGAATAGAGAACAAATTAAAATGTATATTGATCTTAATTCGTAAATTTGTTCAAAGATAATGATAAAAATGTCAGAAGAATTTGAAATCCGAAATAAAGTTGCTGAAAGCGGCCTTGTGAATTTTGACCTTACCACTTTGCTTCCAAAGGGGGAAAGAAAGGGTATTGACCTTAAAGATTTTCTTTTCCAGGAAATGATTTTGAAGGAAAAAGATTTCCGTGAAAAAGTGGAGGCCATCAACGTTGAAGAATATAGAGACTGCTACCTTTATATATATAATTCTGTAGATACTATTATTCCGCTTTGGGCTTATTTTGTATTAACGGCTAAGCTTACGGATGTATCCAAAAAAATCGTATTTGGAAACCGTGAAGATTTGGAAGTTATTTTGATGCATAATGCGATCCAGACCTATGATTTTGAAGACATGAGAGGCAAAAGGGTTCTGGTAAAAGGATGTTCAGATAAAGAAATTCCTGAAAACGCTTATATTGAGTTGGTAGAGCAGCTGAAACCTATTGTAAAATCTCTGATGTTTGGAGAAGCGTGCTCTAATGTTCCTATCATAAAGAACTAAGACTCAGACAGAAATTTTATACTTTATTGTTATAAATTTCCTCTCTTCTATTTTGTTTTGCTGAGGGTTTATCTTTTCGAGAAAAATCCATAGACTATTTCAAATGGGAGATCAGAAAAACTTTAACAATAATTATGAATCCGGAGTATTTTATCAGGCACATTTTTTGATAACTTTGAGTCAATTAATACTTTAACAAACACAAACAATGAGCTTATTAGACCTACTTACAGGGAACACTAGCAACCAGGTTGCTGAACAGGCTGAAAACAAATTCGGAATCAATAGAAACCAGGTAATTGCTTTATTGGCAGTAGCTACTCCTCTCATCATTTCTTATTTAAGAAATAAATCTCAGGATGCTAAAGAAGCGGAAGCATTAAACAGTGCTTTAGACAAAGACCACAATGGAAGTATCTTAAATGATCCTTCACAAATTGAAGCCAGACAGGCTGAGGGTGGATCTATCCTTGACCACATCTTCGGTGGACAAAAGAGTACAGTAGAAAACCAGCTATCACAAAATACAGGAATTTCAATAGATAAGATAGGGCCTATTCTTGCCATGTTGGCACCTGTTGTAATGGGATATATTGGTCAACAAAAACAACAAAGCAACGTTGGAGCAGGAGGTTTAGGAGACCTTTTGGGCGGAATCTTAGGAAGCGCTTCTAATCAGGCACAAGCTCAACAATCTAACCCATTAAATGACATTCTTGGAAGTGTTTTGGGGAATAATGGACAAGCTCAGTCATCAGGAAATCCATTGAATGATATCTTAGGAAGCGTACTTGGTGGTGGAAATCAGCAACAGCAAGGCGGCGGCGGATTAGGAAGCATCCTTGGAAATATTTTCGGAAAATAATTAATTTAATTTTTAATAAAAAAGGGCGGAGAAAAATTTCTCCGCCCTTTTTGTATCATTACTTTTTAGATTTCTCTTCAGAGGCTACAAAAGATTTTGAAGCTTTTCTAGGCCTTCTTTTTCCATAGTTTCCAGAATTGATCTTACCTCGTCTTGATTTTTTGTCTCCTTTTCCCATAGTAATAAATATTTGTTGTTATTACGAATTTAGGAAATACCTGATTAATATCCAATTATAAAAGCTGTTAAAGTTTTTATAAGAAGGCAATATTGAGACTGTAAGATGGAAGTTCTGCCAGTCGTTAATTCCACATTACAACGATAAATTTATTACCATAAAGACTGTGTTTATCGATATTTAACTTTCATAAATTACACCTTGATTGTCTTCCATTTTCCTTTTCTAAACAAGATAAAAGCGACAACCGTAATCAGAGCCTCTGCTGCAGGAATTGAAATAAATACTCCTTTCGGTCCCATTTCCAGATACTTGGAAAGAAAATAAGCTAAGGGAATCTGAAACAGCCAAAACCCGAAAAGATTCACCCATGTTGGCGTCCATGTATCTCCTGCTCCATTGAAGGCATTAATCATCACCATTCCAATTCCGTAGAATATAAAACCTATACTCATGATATGAAGTGCATTTTTAGCAAAATTCTTAATCTCAACATCCTGGGTAAAAAAGCTCACTAAGAAATTACCGAAAAGAACAAATATTAAACTTACGATCACCATGAAAATCACATTATATTTTACCGTTTTCATCACAGACTGTTCTGCCCTCAACATTTCATTCGCCCCCATATTCTGTCCCACTAACGTGGATGCCGCATTACTAAGCCCCCAGGCCGGAAGCATAAAGAACATCATTAATCGTAAGGCAGTCTGATAACCTGCAGAGGCATTTTCACCTCCTGTAGTGGCTACCAGCTCTGCAAGGAAGATCCAGCTGCATGATGCAATCACAAATTGGAAGATTCCCGGAGTGGCTATTTTTATGATCGATTTAATTAACCCATAATCTGCTTTAAAATAAGGAAGCTTAATCCGGATTTGTGTATCTGCTACTAAAAGATGATACAATTGATAGAGTACTCCAATACTTCTTCCAATAGTCGTTGCCAACGCAGCTCCTGTAAGGCCCATAGCAGGAATAGGTCCAAAGCCTTTAATCAAAATAGGGCAAAGAATGATGTTGGCAATATTAGCAATCCATAAGCTTTTCATTGCTATCATGGCATTACCTGCTCCTCTAAAAATCCCATTGATAAGGAATAAAAGCATAATAATGGTACTGCTTCCCATCATAATTCTCGTAAAATCTTTTCCATAGGCAGCTGCCTCCGGTCTTGATCCCATCAGGATCAGAATTTCTTCGGCGTACACAACACCTAAAATACTTAAAACAAGAGTTATTACGAATGAGACCAACAATACCTGTGCGGCACTCCGGGAAGCTTGTTCCGGATTTTTCTCACCAATTCTTCTCGCTACCATTGCCGTTGCCGCCATACTCATTCCAATGGCAATAGAGTACATAATGGAAAGCACAGACTCCGTAAGTCCTACGGTCTGAATCGCAAAGCCACTCTCTTTCAAATGTCCCACAAAATAGAGGTCAACCAGTGCAAATACTGACTCCATCGCCATTTCTAGCATCATCGGTATAGCCAGAAGCAAAACGGCACTCCTGATGTTTACCTTCGTAAAATCGGTTTCTTCTCCTCTAAAGGCTTTCTTGAAAAAGTCAATATATCTGGTCATTTCTTTGGTTATAATTTTATTATCCTCAAAAATACAAATCTGTATCGGAGTAAGTCTTAGCAATTGACAATAAAAATTAATAAGAAGTTTTTTTATTTATAAAACCTGCAAAAATCTTATCTTTGCCAACGAAAAAAAAGAGGTTATATCAAAAGTTTCATTCTGAACGAAATGAAATACAGTAAAGAATCTTAAGCATTTGATTCTTAGAGATTATTCAGCAAGCTCAGAATAACAAAAATCAATTTCAACAACTTTTGAGACGGTCTCTAAACATTGAACTTTAAACAAATAATTATGTTTCGATCACACACCAACGGAGAGCTATCTCTGAAAAATCTGAATGAAGAAGTTACACTATCAGGATGGGTACAGACTATCCGTGATAAAGGATTTATGATTTGGGTAGATCTTCGAGATCGTTACGGAATTACCCAGCTGGTATTTGACCAGGAGCGTTCTTCTGCACAATTGATGGAAGAAGCTAAAAAATTAGGCCGTGAATTCGTTATTCAGGCTACCGGAAAAGTAATTGAGAGAGTAAGTAAAAATCCTAATATTCCTACAGGGGAAATTGAAATTTTAGTTGAAAAACTAACGATTCTGAACGATTCTCAGCTTCCTCCTTTCACTATTGAAGATGAAACTGACGGTGGAGAGGAATTAAGAATGAAATACCGTTATCTGGATATCAGAAGAAATCCGGTAAAAGATAAATTGATCTTCCGTCACAAGATGGCTCAGAAAGTAAGAAATTATTTATCTGATGAAGGTTTCATCGAAGTGGAAACTCCTGTTTTGATTAAATCTACTCCGGAAGGAGCAAGAGACTTCGTTGTTCCAAGCAGAATGAACCCGGGACAGTTTTATGCATTGCCACAGTCTCCACAGACTTTCAAACAGCTTTTGATGGTAGGTGGAATGGATAAATACTTCCAGATTGTAAAATGTTTCCGTGATGAGGATTTAAGAGCAGACAGACAGCCGGAATTTACACAGATCGACTGCGAGATGGCTTTTGTAGAACAGGAAGATGTAATGAATGTTTTCGAAGGAATGACCAAAACGCTTATCAAAGACATTACAGGTCAGGAATTCGGTGATTTCCCAAGAATGACATTCGCAGAAGCGATGCAGAAATATGGAAATGACAAACCGGACATCCGTTTCGGAATGGAATTCGTAGAGCTTAACGAACTTGTAAAAGGAAAAGACTTTAAGATATTTGATGAAGCTGAATTGGTTGTCGGAATCAATGTAGAAGGATGTGCAGACTATACAAGAAAGCAGATTGATGAACTTGTAGATTGGGTGAAGCGTCCACAGGTTGGAGCTTCAGGAATGGTTTGGGCAAAATTCCAGCATGATGGAGTAAAAACCTCATCAGTAAACAAATTCTACAACGAAGAGGACTTAGCAAAAATCATTGAGAAATTCGGAGCGAAAGAAGGTGACTTAATGTTGATTCTTTCCGGAAACGAAAACAAAGTAAGAGCTCAGCTTTCTGCTTTGAGAATGGAGCTTGGAAACCGCTTAGGATTAAGAAAAGGAAATGTATTTGCACCACTTTGGGTGGTTGACTTCCCTCTATTGGAATGGGATGAGGATACTGAAAGATTCCATGCCATGCACCACCCTTTCACCTCTCCAAAACCTGAAGATATTCACTTATTGGAAACTGATCCCGGAAAAGCAAGAGCCAACGCTTACGATATGGTACTTAACGGTAACGAAATCGGAGGTGGATCTATCAGAATTTTCGACAGAGATCTTCAATCTAAAATGTTTGACCTGTTAGGATTCTCAAAAGAAGAAGCAGAAGCTCAGTTTGGATTCTTAATGAATGCATTTAAATACGGAGCACCACCACACGGTGGTCTGGCATTCGGATTTGACCGTTTAGTAGCTATTCTGGATGGAAACGAGGTAATCAGAGATTATATTGCATTCCCTAAGAACAATTCTGGGCGTGACGTGATGATTGATGCGCCAGCTTCTATTGCTGATGCACAGCTCGATGAATTAGAGTTAAAATTAGATTTAAAAGCATAAATTTAAAGCGGGGCAAATGCCCCGCTTTTTTATACTATGAAAACCCTTATTCAGCTCCTTTCTTTAATTATGTATGTATCAACTACGATTGGAATCATAACGACTTCGAAATTCAATTATATAAAAAATAAAATTCCTTTTACAGATCAACAATAGTTGTCGGGAAAATTATTTCATTTTCAACATCTCTTCTCTTCCCGGCCCTATAGAAAGATACGTTACCGGAACTCCCACTTCTTCCTCCAAGAAAGAAAGGAAGTTCATCAATTCCTGCGGAAGAGCAGAAGAATTTTTAATTACTGAGAAATCCGCATTCCAGCCATCCAGCCATTTGAATACTGGTTTAGCATTTTCAGGGAGGGTTCCGGCAGTGGTTTCAATAGTTCCGTCTTCCAACTCATAATGAGTACAAACTGCAACAGATTTTAATCCACTTAAAACGTCTGCTTTTGTCAGAACCAATTGAGTAACTCCATTAATCATTACTGCATATCGTAACGCAGGAAGATCCAGCCAGCCTGTTCTTCTCGGACGTCCTGTATTGGAACCAAACTCATTTCCTTTTATTCTTATTTCTTCACCCATTTCGTCAAAAAGCTCCGTTGGAAATATTCCATTTCCTACTCTTGTACAATATGCTTTGGCAATACCGTAAATCTCACCGATCTTTTTAGGAGAAATACCCAATCCGCTGCAAGCTCCTGATGCAATAGTAGAAGAAGAAGTTACGTAAGGGTAAGTACCATGGTCAATATCTAACAATGTTGCCTGAGACCCTTCACCCAAGACAGTTTTTCCTTCAGTTAAAGCTTTATTGAGAAATAATTCAGTTTCTGTACAATTGAATTGTTTTAAAAATTCTACGGCTTCAAAAAATTCTTTGCTTACTGATTCAAAATCGGGCAATTCCATTCCTCCATCAGCAAGAAATTGATAATCTCTCTCTAAAATACGTTCTACTCTCTCTTTAAAATCCGGAGCATACATATCCCCGATTCTTACATTCTGTCTTAAAATTTTATTGGAATACGCCTGGGCAATTCCATTCTTTGTTGTTCCTATTGTTGTATAGGCTGGGCTTTCTTCCATGAAAACATCCATCAGCTTATACGTAGGCAATACAAAATGAGCCTTTTTAGAAATAATCAAATTTTTCTCCGGATGAAGCGTTTCATCAAACTTTTTTAAATTCAGAATTTCATTTTTAAAGCTTACAGGATCAAGAACAGTTCCAGTCCCAATAACATTCTGTACCCCTTGCATAAAAATTCCTGAAGGAATCATTTTAAGCGTAATTCTTTTCCCATTTCTTTCAATGCTATGTCCAGCATTTGAGCCCCCATTAAAGCGGGCTGCAATATCATAATTTTCACTGATAAGGTCAATAAACTTTCCTTTACCTTCATCTCCCCACTGAAGTCCTAATACAATATCCATATAATTATTTTTATGGTGCAAAGCTATGGCAGTTTGAAAGGGAGACCATTGCCATTTGACAAAAACGTATTTTTATCAATACAGGGTATGAATATTTATGAATCCGAAGTCGGGATTTAACTTCATATTTATTTTTGTAACAGTGTTCTTGTTATAGGTTTTGGCTAAAGCCAATGGAATTTTTATAAAATGATAGAACGGGCTTTAGCCCGTTCCTATTGAATATTGACAATTCGTATGTTTAATTTATAAATAATAAGATCGATAGACATTATATTTTGACCTTTACATTTATATTTTACAATGAAGAGACCACATTACTCATTGATAGTTCTCCTAATCCTGCTCAGCGACGAAGGCGTCACCCCAAGATAAGAAGCCAACATAGACTGTGGAACTCTATTCGCCAGCCCAGGATAATGATTGAGAAAATGAATATATCTTGATTTTGCATCCTGATTGAGCATAATGCTTGCTACTTTAAGCTTATTTTCGGCAACAAAACCATGAATCCGGGCAAATAAAACTGGCCATATTGCAATTTTCTCTTCTAATATTTTAAAATGATTGAGGTCAATTACAAGTAAAACAGCATCTGTAATCGCTTCTATGTATTCATGGGCAGGAAGCTGATCGGTAAATCCCTGAAAGTCTCCAATAAAACGGCCTTCATAAATAAAATAACGGGTAAAATCATCTCCTTCTTTGTTATAATACAAAGATCGGAATACCCCTTCCTTTACAAAAGCAATCTTTTGACTTACTTTCCCTGCCTCTACGAAAATTTCTCCTTTCTTCACGGAAATCTCCTGGATTCCTTCCGTAATCAGAAGCTCATCCTGCGTATTCAGTAATCCAAATTTTTTGATATAGTTAAAAAGTTCTTCCATGTTATTTATCCACAGATTGCGGAAAGATAAAGGTATAAAAGTAGAAGCTAAAAACAATTGTCATTTGGCAAAAAGCTTTATAATACATACCACGCACCCTTCTGACGGCACGCTAATTGCTTGATTTTTAAAAACGTAAGACAATGAAAGCAATCTGGAATGGCGCCATTGGCTTCGGTTTAGTAAATATTCCTATTAAAATTTACTCAGCAACGGAGACCAGCAAACTCGACCTTGATATGCTCGATAAATCCGATTTTTCCAATATCCGGTTTAAGAGAGTCAATGAAAATACAGGAAAAGAAGTAAAATGGGAAAATATCGTTAAAGGCTATCTCATGGATGATAAATATATCGTTCTTGATGAGCAGGATTACGAAGCTGCAAGCCCTGAAAAAACAAAGATTCTATCCATTGATCAGTTTGTCAAAGAGGAAGAAGTAGACAGTATTTATTTTGAAACGCCCTATTATCTGGAACCTCAGAAAAATGGTGAAAATGCATACAGGCTTTTGCTAAAAGCTCTTGAAGAAACCAAAATGGTAGGAATCGGAACGTTTGTACTCCGTGACAGTGAAGCTATAGGAATGATACGCCCTTACAATGATCATATACTGATCTTGAATAAGCTAAGATTTAATCAGGAAATAAGAGAGTATGCTGATCTAAAAATCCCGGCCCGCAAGGCCCCAAAACCAGCAGAATTGAAAATGGCAGTAAGTCTTATCAAGCAGCTTTCTCAGGATTTTGATCCGGCAATGTATAAAGATACCTATTCTGATGATCTAATGAAAATCATCAAGCAGAAAGCAAAAGGTAAAAATAGTAAAGTCCAAAAAGCACCGGCTGCAAAAGAAGGTAAAGTGATTGATCTTATGGCCCAGTTAAAAGCCAGTTTAAATACCTCTAAATCTAAATCAGCATCGTAATGGCACTCAAAGATTATCAACAAAAGCGTAAGTTCAATGAAACAAGTGAACCTAAAGGAAAAACGAAAAAGAGTGAAAACAAACTGATCTTCGTTGTTCAAAGACATGCTGCTACCCGACTTCACTATGATTTCCGTCTGGAAATGGAAGGTGTCTTAAAGAGTTGGGCTGTTCCAAAAGGGCCCTCTTTAGACCCTCAGGATAAACGCCTGGCTATGATGGTGGAAGATCATCCTTATGATTACAAGGATTTTGAAGGGAATATTCCTGAAGGAAATTACGGAGCAGGACAAGTGGAAGTGTGGGATAGTGGAATTTACGAACCTTTGGAAGAAAACAGCAATGTTTCTGATGAAAAAGAATTGTTGAAAGAACTGCATGCTGGCTCCTTAAAATTTACCTTACATGGAAAAAAATTGAAGGGTGAATTTGCTTTGGTTAAAATGAAAAATTCTGAAGACAACGCATGGTTGCTTATTAAGCATAAAGATGAATTTGCAGAAAGCCCTTATAATGCTGAAGAAAATATCTCTCCAAAATCTTTAGTCACCAAATTCCTTGAGGAAAAAAAAAGCCTAAAAACAAACGAAAAAAAGAAATCATAACTTCGGAAAACAGATTCCGAAGTTTTAATTCTTTAGCCGCCGAAAAAAAGCTTAAGTCTTTTATAAAACCCATGCTTGCCAAATCTTTTGATAAGGCATTTGATGATAAAGACTGGCTTTTTGAAATAAAATGGGATGGCTATAGGGCTATCGCTGATCTTAGTCATGATGCCCCCCTTTTTTATTCCAGAAACGGAATTTCATTTTTATCAAAATTTGATAAAATAGCCCAGGATTTTGATCAGCAGAAATATAAAATGATCCTGGATGGTGAAATTGTTGCATACGATAATCAGGGAAAACCAAGTTTTCAGCTTTTACAGCAAATCGATGATCATCCCAATCTTGCTTTGGTTTATCAGGTCTTTGACCTTCTATGGCTGAATGGTCATTCTACGGAAGAACTTCCACTCGTACAACGGAAAGAACTTTTAAAAGATGCATTAATTGAAACTGATACTCTTAAATACTGTGATCATTTTCCTGAAAAAGGGGTTGCATTTTTTGAACAGATGAAAAAAATGAAGCTTGAAGGTATGATTGCTAAACGGGCAGGCAGTCAATATGTAGAAAGTTCCCGAACCACAGACTGGCTTAAGATTAAATTTTCAAATACTGAAGAAGCTATTATCTGTGGATTTACAGAACCCAGAGGCTCTCGGGAAAATTTCGGAGCTTTAATTCTTGGAAAATATGTAAATAATGAGCTGGTCTATTGTGGGCATACGGGAACTGGATTTAATCATATTTCCCTAAAAGAGCTTCATCAAAGACTTGAAAAGATCATTATAAAATCTTCTCCATTTGAATCCATCCCCAAAACAAATATGCCTGTAACATGGGTACAACCCGAATTGGTCTGCGAAATCAAATATTCAGAAATTACCAAAGATGGTATTTTCCGCCATCCTGTTTTTATGGGGATTCGGGAAGATAAGGAGCCAGAAGAAGTAAAAGGTTCAACTGATTACACAATTCACCCTAAAAAGTCAAAAACTATGAAAGCTAAAGCATCATCAAAAAAAACAGAACCTTCGGAAAAGGAAAAAGACATCACCTTAAACAAACACATTGTGAAGCTCACGAATCAGGATAAAATATATTTTCCAAAGGATGGAATTAGCAAAGGTGATGTCATAGATTATTATCAGTCTGTAGCAAAATATATCCTGCCTCATTTAAAAAACCGTCCTTTATCCCTCAATCGTTTTCCTAATGGCATAGAAGAACAGGGTTTTTATCAGAAAGATGCGGGAGATCACATCCCTGACTGGATAAAAACAACTCAGGTTTACTCAGAATCTAATGACAAATACATTG is a genomic window of Chryseobacterium nakagawai containing:
- the ligD gene encoding DNA ligase D gives rise to the protein MLAKSFDKAFDDKDWLFEIKWDGYRAIADLSHDAPLFYSRNGISFLSKFDKIAQDFDQQKYKMILDGEIVAYDNQGKPSFQLLQQIDDHPNLALVYQVFDLLWLNGHSTEELPLVQRKELLKDALIETDTLKYCDHFPEKGVAFFEQMKKMKLEGMIAKRAGSQYVESSRTTDWLKIKFSNTEEAIICGFTEPRGSRENFGALILGKYVNNELVYCGHTGTGFNHISLKELHQRLEKIIIKSSPFESIPKTNMPVTWVQPELVCEIKYSEITKDGIFRHPVFMGIREDKEPEEVKGSTDYTIHPKKSKTMKAKASSKKTEPSEKEKDITLNKHIVKLTNQDKIYFPKDGISKGDVIDYYQSVAKYILPHLKNRPLSLNRFPNGIEEQGFYQKDAGDHIPDWIKTTQVYSESNDKYIDYIYCNDKATLAYLNNLGCIDFNPWNSSLPDLEHPDYLVLDLDPSKKNSFDEVIETALQVNEILQSIKIKGYCKTSGSTGIHIYIPMGAQYDFEQVKDFAHILMKQVHEKLPEITTLERSLQKRDRKKIYLDYLQNRTGQTLASAYSLRPKQGASVSMPLDWDELKPGLLPTDYTIENALERILNKGDLFKPVLGKGIDMMKALELLQNIE
- a CDS encoding 30S ribosomal protein THX, with product MGKGDKKSRRGKINSGNYGKRRPRKASKSFVASEEKSKK
- the aspS gene encoding aspartate--tRNA ligase, which produces MFRSHTNGELSLKNLNEEVTLSGWVQTIRDKGFMIWVDLRDRYGITQLVFDQERSSAQLMEEAKKLGREFVIQATGKVIERVSKNPNIPTGEIEILVEKLTILNDSQLPPFTIEDETDGGEELRMKYRYLDIRRNPVKDKLIFRHKMAQKVRNYLSDEGFIEVETPVLIKSTPEGARDFVVPSRMNPGQFYALPQSPQTFKQLLMVGGMDKYFQIVKCFRDEDLRADRQPEFTQIDCEMAFVEQEDVMNVFEGMTKTLIKDITGQEFGDFPRMTFAEAMQKYGNDKPDIRFGMEFVELNELVKGKDFKIFDEAELVVGINVEGCADYTRKQIDELVDWVKRPQVGASGMVWAKFQHDGVKTSSVNKFYNEEDLAKIIEKFGAKEGDLMLILSGNENKVRAQLSALRMELGNRLGLRKGNVFAPLWVVDFPLLEWDEDTERFHAMHHPFTSPKPEDIHLLETDPGKARANAYDMVLNGNEIGGGSIRIFDRDLQSKMFDLLGFSKEEAEAQFGFLMNAFKYGAPPHGGLAFGFDRLVAILDGNEVIRDYIAFPKNNSGRDVMIDAPASIADAQLDELELKLDLKA
- the lpxB gene encoding lipid-A-disaccharide synthase codes for the protein MKYYIIAGEASGDLHGSNLMKALKQKDSNAEFRFWGGDLMKDQGGTLVKHYRDLAFMGFLEVVMNLRTILNNIKFCKEDIQNNRPDVLILVDYPGFNLRIARFAKELGIKVVYYISPQLWAWKEGRVETVKKYVDEMMVILPFEEEFYRKHGVHSHFVGHPLLDAISDLEEINIDGFKKENGLNEKEIIALLPGSRKQEVEKMLEIMLSVRPHFKNYQFVIAGAPSLPKEFYEKYVDDNVHFVSNRTYDLLRCSKAALVTSGTATLETALLNIPEVVCYRGSAVSYAIAKRLVKNINYISLVNLIMDREVVKELIQSDLNTKNLVAELNKILEGGKREQVLNDYSLLREKLGGSGASDHAAEVILKV
- a CDS encoding DUF937 domain-containing protein — protein: MSLLDLLTGNTSNQVAEQAENKFGINRNQVIALLAVATPLIISYLRNKSQDAKEAEALNSALDKDHNGSILNDPSQIEARQAEGGSILDHIFGGQKSTVENQLSQNTGISIDKIGPILAMLAPVVMGYIGQQKQQSNVGAGGLGDLLGGILGSASNQAQAQQSNPLNDILGSVLGNNGQAQSSGNPLNDILGSVLGGGNQQQQGGGGLGSILGNIFGK
- the ku gene encoding non-homologous end joining protein Ku, encoding MKAIWNGAIGFGLVNIPIKIYSATETSKLDLDMLDKSDFSNIRFKRVNENTGKEVKWENIVKGYLMDDKYIVLDEQDYEAASPEKTKILSIDQFVKEEEVDSIYFETPYYLEPQKNGENAYRLLLKALEETKMVGIGTFVLRDSEAIGMIRPYNDHILILNKLRFNQEIREYADLKIPARKAPKPAELKMAVSLIKQLSQDFDPAMYKDTYSDDLMKIIKQKAKGKNSKVQKAPAAKEGKVIDLMAQLKASLNTSKSKSAS
- a CDS encoding DUF2480 family protein, producing MSEEFEIRNKVAESGLVNFDLTTLLPKGERKGIDLKDFLFQEMILKEKDFREKVEAINVEEYRDCYLYIYNSVDTIIPLWAYFVLTAKLTDVSKKIVFGNREDLEVILMHNAIQTYDFEDMRGKRVLVKGCSDKEIPENAYIELVEQLKPIVKSLMFGEACSNVPIIKN
- a CDS encoding adenylosuccinate synthase; translated protein: MDIVLGLQWGDEGKGKFIDLISENYDIAARFNGGSNAGHSIERNGKRITLKMIPSGIFMQGVQNVIGTGTVLDPVSFKNEILNLKKFDETLHPEKNLIISKKAHFVLPTYKLMDVFMEESPAYTTIGTTKNGIAQAYSNKILRQNVRIGDMYAPDFKERVERILERDYQFLADGGMELPDFESVSKEFFEAVEFLKQFNCTETELFLNKALTEGKTVLGEGSQATLLDIDHGTYPYVTSSSTIASGACSGLGISPKKIGEIYGIAKAYCTRVGNGIFPTELFDEMGEEIRIKGNEFGSNTGRPRRTGWLDLPALRYAVMINGVTQLVLTKADVLSGLKSVAVCTHYELEDGTIETTAGTLPENAKPVFKWLDGWNADFSVIKNSSALPQELMNFLSFLEEEVGVPVTYLSIGPGREEMLKMK
- a CDS encoding Crp/Fnr family transcriptional regulator yields the protein MEELFNYIKKFGLLNTQDELLITEGIQEISVKKGEIFVEAGKVSQKIAFVKEGVFRSLYYNKEGDDFTRYFIYEGRFIGDFQGFTDQLPAHEYIEAITDAVLLVIDLNHFKILEEKIAIWPVLFARIHGFVAENKLKVASIMLNQDAKSRYIHFLNHYPGLANRVPQSMLASYLGVTPSSLSRIRRTINE
- a CDS encoding MATE family efflux transporter translates to MTRYIDFFKKAFRGEETDFTKVNIRSAVLLLAIPMMLEMAMESVFALVDLYFVGHLKESGFAIQTVGLTESVLSIMYSIAIGMSMAATAMVARRIGEKNPEQASRSAAQVLLVSFVITLVLSILGVVYAEEILILMGSRPEAAAYGKDFTRIMMGSSTIIMLLFLINGIFRGAGNAMIAMKSLWIANIANIILCPILIKGFGPIPAMGLTGAALATTIGRSIGVLYQLYHLLVADTQIRIKLPYFKADYGLIKSIIKIATPGIFQFVIASCSWIFLAELVATTGGENASAGYQTALRLMMFFMLPAWGLSNAASTLVGQNMGANEMLRAEQSVMKTVKYNVIFMVIVSLIFVLFGNFLVSFFTQDVEIKNFAKNALHIMSIGFIFYGIGMVMINAFNGAGDTWTPTWVNLFGFWLFQIPLAYFLSKYLEMGPKGVFISIPAAEALITVVAFILFRKGKWKTIKV
- a CDS encoding DNA polymerase ligase N-terminal domain-containing protein; protein product: MALKDYQQKRKFNETSEPKGKTKKSENKLIFVVQRHAATRLHYDFRLEMEGVLKSWAVPKGPSLDPQDKRLAMMVEDHPYDYKDFEGNIPEGNYGAGQVEVWDSGIYEPLEENSNVSDEKELLKELHAGSLKFTLHGKKLKGEFALVKMKNSEDNAWLLIKHKDEFAESPYNAEENISPKSLVTKFLEEKKSLKTNEKKKS